In Arachis hypogaea cultivar Tifrunner chromosome 2, arahy.Tifrunner.gnm2.J5K5, whole genome shotgun sequence, a genomic segment contains:
- the LOC112747344 gene encoding vesicle-associated membrane protein 722 — MGQQSLIYSFVARGTVILAEHTDFSGNFTTIAFQCLQKLPASNNKFTYNCDGHTFNYLVDNGFTYCVVAVESVGRQIPMAFLERIKEDFTKRFGGGKAATAAAKSLNREFGSKLKEHMQYCVEHPEEVSKLAKVKDQVSEVKGIMMENIEKVLDRGEKIEVLVDKTENLHYQAQDFRQQGTQLRRKMWYQNMKIKLIVLAIIIALILIIVLSVCHGFNC; from the exons ATGGGGCAGCAATCGTTGATCTACAGCTTCGTGGCGCGTGGGACGGTGATCCTGGCGGAGCACACCGACTTCAGCGGCAACTTTACCACCATAGCCTTCCAGTGCCTTCAGAAGCTCCCTGCCTCCAACAACAAGTTCACTTATAACTGTGATGGCCACACCTTCAACTACCTCGTCGATAACGGATTCA CTTACTGTGTAGTGGCAGTGGAATCTGTTGGTAGACAGATTCCAATGGCCTTTCTTGAACGCATCAAGGAGGATTTTACTAAAAGATTCGGTGGAGGAAAAGCTGCGACAGCAGCTGCTAAAAGTCTTAACAGAGAATTTGG CTCAAAGCTGAAGGAGCATATGCAGTACTGTGTGGAGCATCCAGAAGAGGTTAGCAAACTTGCAAAAGTGAAAGATCAGGTTTCTGAAGTAAAAGGAATTATGATGGAAAACATTGAGAAG GTTCTTGATCGAGGAGAGAAGATTGAAGTTTTGGTGGATAAAACGGAGAACCTTCACTATCAG GCACAAGATTTCAGGCAGCAGGGAACCCAGTTGAGGAGAAAGATGTGGTATCAGAACATGAAGATAAAACTAATAGTTCTTGCCATCATAATTGCCTTGATTCTCATAATTGTTCTTTCTGTTTGCCACGGCTTCAATTGTTGA